The Mustela erminea isolate mMusErm1 chromosome 6, mMusErm1.Pri, whole genome shotgun sequence genome includes a region encoding these proteins:
- the LOC116593598 gene encoding uncharacterized protein LOC116593598 → MGLHSYQQPRLPGRGRGGKDWRPAPGVPREAPRPGLCPFGRQPSRPRRESCCSTLRNAEPKRRREEVAGDYGDSRRGPRWGGARRTSPKCKQPTGQGKRRHPTPGPARSREVTTTRAAACAARGCDGLSRAPAPRAAGERGAEAGPRTRQEPSPSSEGGREFWIFCSRSVSHAEGCLVNIVGAQETFWREEERNWSSSRMASRMVLNVVARREIPRMSQFGSTGNGVNRGCCRRLGFAPVTSWLTSSRDLTSLLLSLFYCYVE, encoded by the exons CAGCCTCGTCTCCCGGGGCGGGGGCGAGGGGGCAAAGACTGGCGGCCCGCGCCTGGGGTGCCGCGGGAGGCACCGAGGCCCGGGCTGTGCCCCTTTGGCCGCCAGCCCAGCCGCCCTCGGAGGGAAAGTTGTTGCTCAACCTTGAGGAATGCGGAGCCCAAGCGGCGGCGAGAGGAAGTGGCGGGAGATTACGGCGACAGCCGCCGGGGACCGCGCTGGGGCGGCGCGCGGCGAACTTCGCCCAAGTGTAAACAGCCGACCGGGCAGGGGAAGCGGCGCCACCCGACGCCCGGGCCCGCCCGCAGCCGGGAGGTGACAACCACGCGGGCGGCCGCCTGCGCAGCGCGGGGCTGCGATGGCCTAAGCCGGGCGCCCGCCCCCAGGGCCGCTGGGGAACGCGGGGCAGAGGCAGGCCCCAGGACCCGGCAAGAGCCATCACCGTCCTCTGAAGGCGGCAGGGAGTTTTGGATTTTCTGTTCACGATCGGTCTCCCACGCCGAAGGGTGCCTCGTGAACATAGTAGGCGCTCAAGAAACATTTTGGAGAGA GGAGGAGAGGAACTGGTCCTCGAGCAGAATGGCCTCCCGCATGGTTCTTAATGTTGTGGCAAGAAGGGAAATTCCCAGAATGAGCCAGTTTGGCAGCACGGGCAACGGCGTCAATCGGGGATGCTGCAGACGGCTTGGGTTTGCACCAGTTACTAGCTGGTTGACTAGCTCACGTGACCTTACTTCTCTGCTCCTTAGTCTCTTCTACTGTTATGTGGAATAA